A genomic stretch from Hymenobacter psoromatis includes:
- a CDS encoding 50S ribosomal protein L1 — protein sequence MAAISKKRKEALAKHDLTQVRSLLEAAQVVKDITYTKFDASVDIDVRLGVDPRKADQMVRGVATLPHGTGKTVRVLALVPADKEAEAIAAGADFVGLDDYIAKIEKGWTDIDVIITMPSVMAKVGRLGRVLGPRGLMPNPKSGTVTTDVAKAVQEVKAGKIDFKVDKTGIIHCSVGKVSFDPTKLAENALEVIQTLGRLKPSSSKGTYIRSITLSSTMSPAVPVDSTVSSAN from the coding sequence ATGGCAGCAATCAGCAAAAAGCGCAAGGAAGCCCTTGCCAAACACGACCTGACGCAGGTACGCAGCCTGCTCGAAGCTGCGCAAGTGGTGAAAGATATCACTTACACTAAGTTTGACGCCTCGGTTGATATCGACGTTCGCCTTGGTGTGGACCCCCGCAAAGCCGACCAGATGGTGCGCGGTGTTGCTACCCTGCCCCACGGCACTGGCAAAACCGTTCGCGTTTTGGCCCTCGTGCCCGCCGACAAAGAAGCAGAAGCTATCGCAGCTGGTGCCGATTTCGTTGGTCTGGACGATTATATCGCCAAAATCGAGAAAGGCTGGACCGATATCGATGTAATCATCACCATGCCTTCGGTAATGGCTAAGGTTGGTCGTCTGGGTCGCGTACTCGGCCCGCGTGGTCTGATGCCAAACCCGAAGTCAGGTACGGTAACGACTGACGTAGCTAAGGCGGTGCAGGAAGTGAAAGCTGGTAAAATCGACTTTAAAGTTGACAAAACCGGTATTATTCACTGCTCAGTAGGTAAGGTATCGTTTGACCCCACTAAGCTAGCTGAGAACGCCTTGGAAGTGATTCAGACGCTTGGTCGTTTGAAGCCTTCTTCGTCGAAAGGCACCTATATCCGTAGCATCACGCTTAGCAGTACTATGTCGCCGGCCGTGCCGGTTGACAGCACGGTTTCTTCCGCTAACTAA
- a CDS encoding 50S ribosomal protein L10, which translates to MNREEKQTLVDELSEKFQSHNAFYIADASGMSVAKINDFRRLCFNRGLEFKVYKNSFIRKALDTLASDTSEMSEALKGQSGVLFSKESGSTPAKLLKDFYKAQAYGRGVTPKPVLKGAYVDASIYIGADQLDTLSTIKGKNELIGEVIGLLQSPAKNVISALSSGGNILAGLLKTLSEKEEVAG; encoded by the coding sequence ATGAATCGGGAAGAAAAACAAACCCTCGTGGATGAGTTGAGCGAGAAGTTTCAGTCGCACAACGCATTCTATATCGCCGATGCCTCCGGGATGTCGGTAGCGAAAATCAACGATTTCCGTCGCCTCTGCTTCAATCGGGGCTTGGAGTTCAAAGTCTACAAAAACTCTTTCATCCGCAAAGCTCTCGACACTCTCGCTAGCGATACTAGTGAGATGAGTGAGGCGCTGAAAGGTCAGTCAGGTGTATTGTTCTCGAAAGAGAGCGGCTCGACGCCCGCCAAGCTGCTGAAAGACTTTTACAAAGCTCAGGCTTATGGCCGCGGCGTAACGCCCAAGCCCGTGCTGAAAGGTGCCTACGTAGATGCCAGCATCTACATTGGTGCCGACCAGCTTGACACGCTGAGCACTATCAAAGGCAAGAACGAACTCATTGGTGAGGTTATCGGCTTGTTGCAATCGCCTGCCAAAAACGTTATCTCTGCTCTGTCGAGCGGTGGCAATATCCTGGCTGGCCTTCTCAAAACGCTTTCCGAAAAAGAAGAGGTTGCAGGCTAA
- a CDS encoding 50S ribosomal protein L7/L12: MADLKAFAEQLVSLTVKEVNELAGILKDEYGIEPAAAAAVAGPSNAGPAAEAPEEKTSFDVILKSAGGAKLQVVKLVKDLTGLGLKEAKELVDGAPKALKEGVTKDEAEGLKKQLEEAGAEVEVK; the protein is encoded by the coding sequence ATGGCAGATTTGAAAGCCTTCGCTGAGCAGCTTGTTAGCCTCACCGTTAAAGAAGTAAACGAACTCGCAGGTATCCTGAAAGACGAGTACGGCATCGAGCCGGCTGCTGCTGCGGCCGTAGCTGGTCCTAGCAATGCTGGCCCTGCTGCTGAGGCTCCCGAGGAGAAGACCTCGTTCGACGTAATCCTGAAGTCGGCCGGCGGCGCTAAGCTGCAGGTGGTGAAATTGGTAAAAGACCTGACGGGCCTCGGCCTGAAAGAGGCTAAGGAACTGGTTGACGGTGCCCCTAAGGCTTTGAAAGAAGGTGTTACCAAGGACGAAGCGGAAGGCCTGAAGAAGCAGCTTGAAGAAGCTGGTGCCGAGGTAGAAGTTAAGTAG
- the rpoB gene encoding DNA-directed RNA polymerase subunit beta (DNA-dependent RNA polymerase catalyzes the transcription of DNA into RNA using the four ribonucleoside triphosphates as substrates; beta subunit is part of the catalytic core which binds with a sigma factor to produce the holoenzyme) — protein MTGASERINFAKIKKVIEYPDFLDVQVQSFQEFFQLETAAASRTNEGLFKVFAENFPISDSRENFVLNFIDYHVDPPKYTVDECIDRGLTYAVPLKAKLQLICNDKDNEDFQTIEQEVFLGNIPYMTEKGSFVINGAERVIVSQLHRSPGVFFAQSKHTNGTKLYSARIIPFKGSWIEFATDVNNVMYAYIDRKKKFPVTTLLRAIGYGTDKDILDLFGLSEEVKADKKNLKKAVGRKLAARVLRTWTEDFVDEDTGEVVSIDRNEVLLERDSTIEEADIDTIVEAGAKSVILHKENVNIADFAIIYNTLQKDNSNSEKEAVEQIYRQLRNTEAPDEETARDIIQKLFFSDKRYDLGEVGRYRINKKLQIGMEQQSRVLTNEDIVLIVKYLIGLINSKAIVDDIDHLSNRRVRTVGEQLYAQFGVGLARMARTIKERMNVRDNEDFKPVDLINARTLSSVINSFFGTNQLSQFMDQTNPLAEVTHKRRVSALGPGGLSRERAGFEVRDVHYTHYGRLCTIETPEGPNIGLISSLCVHARVNSMGFIETPYRTVVSGKVDMSENVKFLTAEEEDTHHIAQANSLLSNEGKMTQQLVKGRFEGDFPVVAPDEYTYMDVAPNQIVSVAASLIPFLEHDDANRALMGSNMQRQAVPLLRPEAPIVGTGLEGRTAIDSRSLIIAEGEGYVDSVDANRIIIRYDLSEDDVSVSFDAERKTYSLIKFRRTNQDTCLNLTPLVKNGERVTKGQVLCEGYGTNRGELALGRNMQVAFMPWQGYNFEDAIVISERVVRDDIFTSIHIEEFELEVRETKRGEEELTSEIPNVSEEAVRNLDDNGIIRLGAEVREGDILIGKITPKGETDPTPEEKLLRAIFGDKAGDVKDASLKAPPSLNGVVIGTKLFSRPKKDKNLRAKSKKEVEDLKEGYARELRGVKAVMIDKLVGLLEGKTSQGIKHRFGDDVLTKGVKFNRKNISEALFPNKNAYRDESNYAVPEEVNLFKDLQLDHWTADARVNELLLRLVKNYAKRRNTITARFKRERFTLEVGDELPAGIVQLAKVYIAKKRKLKVGDKMAGRHGNKGVVARIVRDEDMPFLPDGTPMDIVLNPLGVPSRMNIGQIYETVLGWAGLKMGRTYATPIFDGATEDEVAHELTEAGLPDWGRAYLYDGLSGDRFDQPVTVGVIYMLKLGHLVDDKMHARSIGPYSLITQQPLGGKAQFGGQRFGEMEVWALEAFGASNVLQEILTVKSDDVVGRAKAYEAIVKGDVLPKPNIPESFNVLIHELRGLALEITLE, from the coding sequence TTGACCGGCGCCAGTGAGCGAATCAACTTCGCCAAGATTAAGAAAGTTATCGAGTATCCGGACTTTCTGGACGTACAGGTACAGTCGTTCCAAGAGTTTTTCCAACTCGAGACGGCTGCTGCAAGCCGTACGAATGAAGGTTTGTTCAAGGTATTTGCCGAGAACTTCCCGATTTCGGACTCGCGCGAGAATTTCGTGCTCAACTTTATTGATTACCATGTTGACCCACCGAAATACACGGTGGATGAGTGTATCGACCGCGGCCTGACCTACGCAGTGCCGCTGAAAGCGAAGCTACAGCTCATTTGCAACGACAAGGATAACGAGGACTTCCAGACAATAGAGCAGGAGGTTTTCTTGGGCAACATTCCGTACATGACGGAAAAAGGCTCGTTTGTAATTAACGGCGCTGAACGCGTTATCGTATCGCAGTTGCACCGCTCGCCGGGTGTTTTCTTCGCCCAGAGCAAGCACACAAACGGTACTAAGCTGTATTCGGCGCGCATTATTCCATTCAAGGGTTCTTGGATTGAATTTGCTACGGACGTAAACAACGTGATGTATGCGTACATCGACCGGAAGAAGAAATTCCCGGTTACAACGCTGCTCCGCGCTATTGGCTACGGCACTGATAAAGATATTCTGGACTTGTTTGGCTTGAGCGAAGAGGTTAAGGCTGATAAGAAGAACCTGAAAAAAGCGGTGGGCCGTAAGTTGGCCGCGCGTGTGCTTCGGACGTGGACGGAGGATTTTGTGGATGAGGATACCGGGGAGGTAGTTTCTATCGACCGGAATGAGGTATTGTTGGAGCGTGACTCAACTATTGAGGAAGCTGATATTGATACTATCGTGGAGGCCGGCGCTAAGTCGGTTATTTTGCATAAGGAGAACGTGAATATTGCGGATTTTGCAATTATTTACAATACGTTGCAGAAGGACAACTCCAACTCAGAAAAAGAGGCCGTTGAGCAGATTTATCGTCAACTCCGTAACACTGAGGCACCTGACGAAGAAACTGCCCGCGACATTATCCAGAAGCTTTTCTTCTCCGATAAGCGCTATGACCTCGGTGAGGTAGGCCGCTACCGGATTAATAAGAAGCTTCAGATTGGTATGGAGCAGCAGTCACGGGTACTGACGAACGAGGACATCGTGCTCATCGTGAAATACCTGATTGGTCTGATTAACTCTAAGGCCATCGTGGACGATATCGACCACTTGAGCAACCGCCGCGTGCGCACGGTAGGGGAGCAGTTGTACGCCCAGTTTGGGGTAGGACTAGCCCGTATGGCGCGCACCATCAAGGAGCGCATGAACGTACGCGACAACGAGGACTTCAAGCCGGTTGACCTGATTAACGCCCGTACGCTGTCCAGCGTAATTAACTCGTTCTTCGGTACCAACCAGCTGTCTCAGTTCATGGACCAAACCAATCCGCTGGCTGAGGTGACGCACAAGCGTCGCGTATCGGCACTCGGGCCGGGAGGTCTAAGCCGCGAGCGTGCTGGCTTCGAAGTACGTGACGTGCACTATACGCATTATGGTCGTCTTTGCACGATTGAAACGCCAGAAGGCCCGAACATCGGCCTGATTTCCTCTCTGTGCGTGCATGCTCGCGTAAACTCAATGGGCTTTATCGAAACGCCTTACCGCACCGTGGTAAGTGGCAAAGTAGATATGAGCGAGAACGTAAAGTTTCTAACTGCTGAGGAGGAAGATACGCACCACATCGCGCAGGCCAACTCGCTGCTTAGCAACGAGGGTAAAATGACGCAGCAATTGGTAAAAGGTCGTTTTGAAGGTGACTTCCCAGTAGTAGCACCGGATGAGTATACCTATATGGACGTAGCACCTAACCAGATTGTATCGGTAGCGGCTTCGCTGATTCCTTTTCTGGAGCACGATGACGCCAACCGTGCGCTGATGGGCTCGAACATGCAGCGTCAGGCAGTGCCGCTTCTGCGCCCCGAGGCTCCAATTGTGGGCACGGGCCTGGAAGGCCGCACGGCTATCGACTCGCGTTCGCTCATCATTGCTGAAGGTGAAGGATACGTTGACTCAGTAGATGCCAACCGCATCATCATCAGGTACGACTTATCGGAAGATGACGTGTCAGTAAGCTTTGATGCGGAGCGCAAGACTTACAGCCTCATTAAGTTCCGCCGTACCAACCAGGATACTTGTCTAAACCTCACGCCGTTGGTTAAAAACGGTGAGCGTGTTACTAAAGGCCAGGTACTTTGCGAAGGTTATGGTACTAACCGCGGTGAGTTGGCGCTGGGCCGCAACATGCAGGTAGCCTTCATGCCTTGGCAGGGTTACAACTTTGAGGATGCCATTGTCATCTCGGAGCGGGTAGTGCGCGACGACATCTTTACCTCGATTCACATCGAGGAATTTGAGTTGGAAGTGCGCGAGACCAAGCGTGGCGAAGAAGAACTGACTTCGGAAATTCCGAACGTGAGCGAAGAAGCCGTGCGCAACCTCGATGACAACGGTATTATTCGTCTGGGCGCTGAGGTTCGCGAAGGTGACATCCTTATCGGTAAGATTACGCCGAAGGGCGAAACTGACCCGACTCCGGAAGAGAAGCTGCTCCGCGCTATCTTCGGCGACAAGGCTGGCGACGTGAAGGATGCTTCACTCAAGGCGCCGCCCTCCTTGAACGGGGTAGTAATTGGTACCAAGCTGTTTTCGCGTCCAAAGAAAGACAAGAACCTGCGGGCCAAGTCCAAGAAGGAAGTTGAGGACCTCAAGGAAGGCTATGCTCGTGAATTGCGCGGCGTAAAAGCGGTGATGATTGATAAGCTGGTGGGCTTGCTGGAAGGCAAGACTAGCCAAGGAATTAAGCACCGCTTTGGTGACGACGTGCTAACGAAAGGTGTGAAATTCAACCGGAAGAACATCAGTGAAGCACTGTTCCCCAATAAGAATGCCTACCGCGACGAGAGCAACTACGCCGTACCGGAAGAGGTGAACCTGTTCAAGGACTTGCAACTCGACCATTGGACTGCCGATGCCCGCGTGAATGAGCTGTTGCTTCGCTTGGTGAAAAACTATGCTAAGCGTCGCAATACCATCACGGCCCGCTTTAAGCGCGAGCGCTTCACGTTGGAGGTTGGCGACGAGTTGCCCGCCGGCATCGTGCAGCTAGCCAAAGTGTACATCGCCAAAAAGCGTAAGCTGAAGGTGGGTGATAAAATGGCTGGTCGCCACGGTAACAAAGGGGTAGTAGCCCGCATCGTGCGCGATGAGGACATGCCTTTCCTACCCGATGGCACCCCGATGGATATCGTGCTTAACCCGCTCGGTGTACCTAGCCGGATGAACATCGGCCAGATTTACGAAACAGTACTCGGTTGGGCTGGTCTGAAGATGGGTCGCACGTATGCTACCCCCATTTTCGACGGTGCTACGGAGGACGAAGTAGCGCATGAGCTAACGGAGGCTGGCCTGCCCGACTGGGGTAGGGCTTACCTATACGATGGCTTGAGCGGCGACCGCTTCGACCAGCCAGTAACCGTGGGCGTAATTTATATGCTCAAACTCGGTCACTTGGTTGACGACAAGATGCACGCGCGTTCCATCGGGCCGTACTCGCTCATCACGCAGCAGCCGCTGGGTGGTAAGGCGCAGTTTGGTGGCCAGCGCTTCGGCGAGATGGAAGTGTGGGCGCTGGAGGCCTTCGGTGCTTCCAATGTGCTCCAGGAAATTCTGACTGTGAAGTCGGATGACGTGGTAGGCCGGGCCAAAGCGTACGAAGCCATTGTAAAAGGCGACGTATTGCCCAAGCCGAACATCCCCGAGTCGTTCAACGTGTTGATTCACGAGCTGCGCGGTCTGGCCTTGGAAATCACGCTAGAGTAA